CCGGGCGGCACGGCGCGCTGCCTCAGCGAGAGCCTGGATCTGAACCTGAACACGGGACTGCCGCCCGTATGGGCGCCGGACGGCAGGAGCATCCTCGTCGGCGCCCACGATCGCGGCGCCGTGCCGCTGCTGCGCATCGATGCGACGAGCGGCACCGTCACGCGCCTGATCGAGGGCGAGCGCACGATCGCTTCGTACTCTACCAGCGACGACGGACGCATCGCCTTCGTCGCGAGCACGCCCGCCGAGCCGGCCGAGGTCTTCCTCGCCGAAGCGGACGGCACGGGCGAGCGGCGCCTAACCGGCCTGAACGACGAGTGGGCGGCGCAGCGGCGGCTGGCTTCGGCCGAGCGGCTGACCGCGGATGGCCCCGGCGGCCCGGTTGATGCCTGGCTCGTGCGGCCGGCGGACTACCGGCCGGGGCAGGCGCATCCGCTGCTGGTGAACATCCACGGCGGACCGTTCATGCAGCAGGGCTGGGCCTTCCACGACGAGTACCAGGTGCAGGCCGGCGCCGGCTTCGGCGTGATCTACTGCAACTACCGCGGCAGCTCCGGCCACGGCGAGGCGTTCGCGCGCAGCATCGTGGGCGAGCCGGCGATCAAGGAAGCGGAGGACGTGCTCGCCACGCTCGACCACGCGCTGGCCACGCTGCCCGATATCGACCGCGGCCGGCTGGGCGTGCTGGGCGGCTCCTACGGCGGCTATCTGACGAGCTGGCTGATCGGCCACACCGATCGCTTCGCCGCGGCCTGCTCCGAGCGCGCGATTAACAACCGCCTTTCGAAAGCCGGCACCGACGACATCAACACCTCGTGGGCCTACTTCCGCACCGAGCCCTGGCGCGACCCGCAACTATTCCTGCGGCTTTCGCCGCTGATGTACGCCGAACAGATGACGACGCCGCTGCTGATCCTCCACAGCGAGGAGGATCTGCGCTGCCCGATGGAGCAGGCGGAGCAGCTCTTCACGGCGCTGAAGCGGCTGCGGCGCGACGTGACCTTCGTGCGCTTCCCTGGCGAGAACCACGAGCTGACGCGCAACGGCAAGCCCAGCCACCGCGTCGAGCGTTTTGAGATCCTGCTCGCCTTCTTCACCGACCGCATGCAGATCGCCT
This genomic window from Dehalococcoidia bacterium contains:
- a CDS encoding S9 family peptidase, coding for MTQHHAQNLPGMQPDDLFRIRWLADTQISPNGAQVAFTHTLLDETEDDYRAQIWLAGTDGSGATPLTNGPRRDGAPRWSPDGAWLAFTSRRGDDEKEQLYVLPTRGGEARALSKHTGGVAAPAWSPDGKSVCVVGKVSLTEEPAPVSNNSKKAPRPRVFTTLKYKLNAEGFIYDRRKHLYIAGLDGGFRQLTDGDFSDDEPAWSPDGRRIVFVSARHENRDFDRVSDLFTVDVVSGAIEQLTDGTMTVASPAWSPDGLSIAFLGYRGPDDGPRHSRLWLIEPGGTARCLSESLDLNLNTGLPPVWAPDGRSILVGAHDRGAVPLLRIDATSGTVTRLIEGERTIASYSTSDDGRIAFVASTPAEPAEVFLAEADGTGERRLTGLNDEWAAQRRLASAERLTADGPGGPVDAWLVRPADYRPGQAHPLLVNIHGGPFMQQGWAFHDEYQVQAGAGFGVIYCNYRGSSGHGEAFARSIVGEPAIKEAEDVLATLDHALATLPDIDRGRLGVLGGSYGGYLTSWLIGHTDRFAAACSERAINNRLSKAGTDDINTSWAYFRTEPWRDPQLFLRLSPLMYAEQMTTPLLILHSEEDLRCPMEQAEQLFTALKRLRRDVTFVRFPGENHELTRNGKPSHRVERFEILLAFFTDRMQIASSAREAEAAAAGGAD